The window TTATTTGGTTTTACACCGATGGCAATTTTTTCTAAATTATTATTGTTATTGGAATTACACTAATAATGAAACAAAAATATTAAATAAAGCTTTATTTAATTAATGTCTAAATAACTATCACTACTAAAAACGGAATTAACGGTTATTTTTCTTATTTAGATTATTTTTTAACTTAGTAAGTATCTTACTGAATTTTTCCATTTTTAAATATTCTAATGCTTCAATATCCATTACATTATCATTTCAAAATTTATGTTGATAATTATCATTCAAAGCACGATTACTTAATTCACGCAAGAATGATAAATATTTATTATCATAAAGGTTTAAAATTGACATCGGAATTTTCAATTTAAAGAAATAAATGTCTAATTCCGGAATGCTACGATACTTGATTTTGCGACCTTTTTTATCATTTTTAGCATTAATCAGAGTTAATCGTCATTGTTCGTATTCGCTTACCGATTTTAAAGTGCCATAAATAACTTGTAAATAAGGACGAAAGATACTAACTGGTTTTTTTCTAATATCAAAATTATTATTGCTGAAAATGATAGTATCAACACAATTGGTTTTATTAAATATGCGAATTTAAAGGAATGTGATATATTTATTACAAATAATAAATCATTACCCAATATTAACGAAATAAGTAATTCAATTATTGTTATTAATTAAGGAGAAAAAATATGACCATCTTAGCTATTGAAACAAGTTGTGATGAAACATCAATATCAATATATAAAGATAAGAAAGTTAAAAGCAATATTATTTTCTCACAAATAGCTAAACACCAACAATATGGCGGAGTTGTTCCTGAAATTGCTTCAAGACTTCATATTTCCAAAATTAGTTATGTTTTAAAAGAAGCAATTAAACAAGCACAAATACAATATCGTGATATTGACTACATTGGTTATACTGACCATCCTGGATTAAGTGGTTCACTTCATATTGGTAAAGTTTGTGCCCAAACAATATCATTAATGTTAAAAAAACCACTCATTGCTTGTAATCACATCGAAGGTCACATTTATAGTGCTGCCATTAATAATGAATTTAAGTTTCCCTTAATAATCTTAGTAGTATCCGGTGGCCATACCCAATTAGTTTTAATGAAAAAACATCTTGATTTTCATATTTTAGGAGAAACTTATGATGATGCTGTCGGTGAAGCTTATGATAAAGTAGCAAGATTATTAGAACTTGAATATCCAGGTGGACCAATAATTGATAAAATAGCAAAAAAAGGACAAAATATTTTTGAACTTCCATTAGGAAAAAATGATAACAGTTTTGACTTTTCATTTAGTGGTTTAAAATCTGCAGTAGCAAATTTAATTAGAAAATTAAACACTCGCCAATTAGAATTTAGAAAAGAAGATATTGCTTGTTCTTTTCAAGAACAAGCAACTAATATTTTAATTAAAAAATTAACAATGGCAATAAAAAAATATCATCCAAAAATGATAACAGTGGTCGGTGGCGTTGCTGCTAATAGTCTCTTACGAACTAAGATTGAAAGCTTAGCAACAAAAAATACCACAGTTGTTCTTCCTAATAACAAATATTGTACTGATAATGCCGCAATGATTGCAAGATTAACTTGACAAATAATTAATAATCGATTAAAAGAAGTTCCTAAAAAGTAAAAATCATTCTCATATGAGAATGATTTTTACTATCTATCTATTATCCTGAACTCACATATAATGAACATGGATTATCACGAATAATCTTTTTCATTATTTGATAAAGTGCTTCCATATCATGATTTATAAAAAGACTTGTAAGATTTTTAACCTTAGTTTTTGTTTTTTTAACAATTTCTAATTCATTTAATACTTTTTCATTAATAATTTCATTATCTTTCAAAGCAAAATTAATACTACCATCCTCAATATAAAAATCAATAATATTTTTTAATCTCCCTAAGCAAGCAATAATATCTTGCCCAATTCGTAATAACTGATAATGTTTCTTATAACTATTAGCCTGTTCACAAACATGATTAGCAATTTCCTTTTCTGTTGTATTACTAAATATATCATTTAAAATGAAAAAATCCATTTTTCTTTTTTTTCGTAAAGCAACTAAAAATTCAATCAAAATTTGTTGGTTTTTTTCACTTAATATTTTCCATAAATTACTATCAATTGAAGTTTGTTCATCTAAACGCTGACAATGATATACGGTATTAATTAATTTATATTTATAAAATCCCATTTCACAACTAACAACCTTATAATTTTCATTATGGAATTTATCTTTTAAAATATATTTATGAACTAAAATCCAATCACACTTTTTTAACTTTTTAATAACATCAAAAGTAAACTCATTTAAAGCAATAGTTAAATAAGATTCATCATTAATTTTATGTTCTGAAATATAAAGTCATTTAATTTTATGCAAAGTTTGTTTATCTATTTTTTTAACAAAAGGCTTAACGATTTGATCAATAGAAACATTGGTTTTAACTAAAATTAAAAAACTATCAATATTATTTTTATCCATTAGCTTGAGAAACCTCTCTTTGTAAAAATTCCCCTTTTTCTTTAAACATCTTGTTTATAAAAATTAACTGCTGTTTTTAAAGCTAACATCATCATCTTATCAAATGATTGTTCGCGTTCTTCACTCGTAGTAGCTTCTTTTGTTATTAATGAATCTGATACAGTTAAAATACATCCCGCTTGCTTATTTAACACTTTTGCATTAGCAAATAATGCAAAAGTTTCCATTTCTACAGCAATAGTTTGTTTTTCACTTAAAAATCTTTTATATTCTTCAAAATTTTTACGATAAAAAACATCAGAACAATGCACCCTTCCAGATATGATGTTAATATTTTTATCACTTGCTGTTTTATTAATTAATTCATAAATATTAGGATTAGTTTCGATAATATCATCATCTGTTGCTCCAATAATCTTAGCATAATTATTTTCACCATACACCGAACTTACATTAATAACATCATACAGTTTTAACTTTTCATCATACGCACCTACGCTTCCAATTCTAATAATTACATCAACATCATAAAATTTAAATAATTCATATGAGTAAATGCCAATTGAAGGGCAACCCATACCACTACCAGCAATAGTTATTCTTTTCCCTTCATACATCCCTGTAAACATTAACATATTACGAACACTATTTACTAATTGCACATCTTGCAAATAATTTGTTGCAATATATTTTGCCCTAATTGGATCTCCTGGCATTAAAACTATTGTTGCAATGTCCTCTTTTTTAGCACTAATATGTGGTGTCATTCTTTTACTCCTTTTTATATTTTAATATCGTTATTATACCATTTTTTAAAATTAATAATTATTTATCAAAGACTAACAACTATCCACTGAATAACTTATTCCTAAAGCACTTGGTGCACCAGTAATTTTTTTATTATAAATAAACCGAAAAATTAATAATGATACTAATGGTGACAAGTAAATTAATGATTTTAACAATTGGGAATTAATATGTTTAGTAATATTAGGAACAGCAACAACCTCATATGTTAACTGAATTACATATCCTAAAATAAATGAACTTAACATAATAAACCATCCATTTCAACGCGCAAGAATCATAATTGCAATTGCAATAAAACCATATCCTCCTGCTGTTGGCATAAAAATATTTTGGGTTATCACATATAATGAACCACTTAATCCAGCCAAAGCTCCAGAAATTGTAATTGCAACAAATTTATAACGAGTGGCATTAATCCCAACAGATTCACTAGCTCAAGGATTTTCACCAACTGATTTTAAACGCAAACCAAACTTACTAAAAACTAATAAACAAATAATAGCAATTACAATAATTAAAATAATAAACGGATAAAAAATTAAACTATCTATTTTTCAAGGAATATATTGAATATTACTTGAAATATTAGCACGATTATTTAATAATGTTGCTCCCATCGCTGCAATGGCAGGTCCACCAACATTAACAACTGTCCCAGAAATAATATGATTAATTTTAAATTTTAACACCATTAGTGAATGTAGCAACGATATTATCATTCCAAAAAGAATACCAACAATAATTGCTATTACT is drawn from Spiroplasma endosymbiont of Asaphidion curtum and contains these coding sequences:
- the tsaD gene encoding tRNA (adenosine(37)-N6)-threonylcarbamoyltransferase complex transferase subunit TsaD — translated: MTILAIETSCDETSISIYKDKKVKSNIIFSQIAKHQQYGGVVPEIASRLHISKISYVLKEAIKQAQIQYRDIDYIGYTDHPGLSGSLHIGKVCAQTISLMLKKPLIACNHIEGHIYSAAINNEFKFPLIILVVSGGHTQLVLMKKHLDFHILGETYDDAVGEAYDKVARLLELEYPGGPIIDKIAKKGQNIFELPLGKNDNSFDFSFSGLKSAVANLIRKLNTRQLEFRKEDIACSFQEQATNILIKKLTMAIKKYHPKMITVVGGVAANSLLRTKIESLATKNTTVVLPNNKYCTDNAAMIARLTWQIINNRLKEVPKK
- the deoD gene encoding purine-nucleoside phosphorylase; this encodes MTPHISAKKEDIATIVLMPGDPIRAKYIATNYLQDVQLVNSVRNMLMFTGMYEGKRITIAGSGMGCPSIGIYSYELFKFYDVDVIIRIGSVGAYDEKLKLYDVINVSSVYGENNYAKIIGATDDDIIETNPNIYELINKTASDKNINIISGRVHCSDVFYRKNFEEYKRFLSEKQTIAVEMETFALFANAKVLNKQAGCILTVSDSLITKEATTSEEREQSFDKMMMLALKTAVNFYKQDV
- a CDS encoding ABC transporter permease; this encodes MLNSVFGTSLISGLPLISIFMITAIAALISERAGVINIGLEGQMVFAGFGYSLITYRHYDINNLNNHCLAVIAIIVGILFGMIISLLHSLMVLKFKINHIISGTVVNVGGPAIAAMGATLLNNRANISSNIQYIPWKIDSLIFYPFIILIIVIAIICLLVFSKFGLRLKSVGENPWASESVGINATRYKFVAITISGALAGLSGSLYVITQNIFMPTAGGYGFIAIAIMILARWNGWFIMLSSFILGYVIQLTYEVVAVPNITKHINSQLLKSLIYLSPLVSLLIFRFIYNKKITGAPSALGISYSVDSC